One Candidatus Paceibacterota bacterium genomic window carries:
- the hisS gene encoding histidine--tRNA ligase — protein MADQQPSMEPYKGVRDFYPEDQFIQRYLYAIMRESAESFGYEEYDASLLEPAELYEAKSSEEIVSEQTYTFTDRGERKVTLRPEMTPTVARMVAKQRKSLSLPLRWFTIANLFRYERPQKGRLREHIQLNADLFGLSSQEADIEVIELAATTLLNAGATSDDFVISISSRGLLQDLYELYAVDNETRPQLTRLLDKKNKMKEDAFREAVSELIGDRADDFLTTINSADATMKMLGDDHKELQDLKVLVEKLHQRGIDNVEILPTLVRGFDYYTGMVFEVNDTDPENNRSMFGGGRYDNLLATFGAEPTPAVGFGMGDVTLYEFLKSRDLLPAYRSNADVALCRIDDTDANDIDALANRLRNEQGLHVRVDITGKKIGDQINSADKAAIPFVICVGQKELESGQYTVKHLSTGRESTVPEDEILDIMEELASTDEETPEWSSEI, from the coding sequence ATGGCAGACCAGCAACCATCCATGGAACCCTACAAAGGCGTACGCGACTTCTATCCGGAGGACCAGTTCATTCAGCGCTATCTCTACGCGATCATGCGAGAAAGCGCTGAATCATTTGGCTACGAAGAATACGACGCGTCACTATTAGAGCCGGCGGAACTCTACGAGGCAAAAAGCTCTGAAGAAATAGTCAGCGAACAAACCTACACGTTTACTGATCGCGGCGAACGCAAAGTGACACTGCGGCCGGAAATGACCCCGACCGTCGCTCGCATGGTCGCCAAGCAACGCAAATCACTTTCGCTTCCTCTTCGCTGGTTCACTATCGCCAACCTCTTTCGTTATGAGCGACCACAGAAAGGTCGCCTACGTGAACACATTCAACTTAACGCTGATCTCTTTGGTCTTTCAAGCCAGGAAGCCGATATTGAGGTCATCGAGCTTGCTGCAACCACGCTTCTCAACGCCGGCGCGACCTCTGACGACTTTGTTATCTCCATTTCAAGTCGCGGACTGTTGCAAGATCTCTATGAACTTTACGCCGTTGATAACGAGACACGACCTCAACTCACTCGGCTTCTAGATAAGAAAAACAAGATGAAAGAAGACGCCTTTAGAGAAGCTGTGAGTGAGCTGATCGGCGATAGAGCTGATGACTTTCTTACCACCATCAACTCTGCAGACGCCACCATGAAAATGCTTGGCGACGATCACAAGGAACTTCAAGATCTTAAGGTGCTTGTAGAAAAGTTACACCAACGAGGTATTGATAACGTCGAGATCCTGCCAACATTAGTCCGCGGTTTCGATTACTATACCGGCATGGTCTTTGAAGTGAATGATACCGATCCGGAAAATAATCGCTCAATGTTCGGTGGCGGACGATACGACAACTTGCTCGCAACCTTTGGTGCTGAGCCAACTCCGGCTGTTGGCTTCGGTATGGGCGACGTTACACTTTACGAGTTTCTCAAGAGCCGTGACCTCCTTCCTGCTTACCGCTCAAATGCTGACGTAGCACTGTGCCGAATAGACGATACGGACGCAAACGATATTGATGCACTCGCCAACCGTTTACGAAACGAACAAGGTCTGCATGTGCGCGTAGACATAACCGGTAAGAAGATCGGCGATCAGATCAATAGCGCAGATAAAGCAGCAATTCCTTTCGTGATATGTGTGGGTCAAAAAGAACTCGAGAGCGGTCAGTACACCGTAAAGCATCTTTCCACCGGTAGAGAAAGCACCGTACCTGAAGATGAGATACTCGATATCATGGAAGAGTTGGCATCTACCGACGAAGAGACACCGGAATGGTCAAGCGAAATCTAG
- a CDS encoding thioredoxin domain-containing protein: protein MQKLGIPIAIVIAGVIIAGAIVWGGDLSLSGERSANSTTGQNLNYDPAEMQTVIDEVGVEGKILGDPNAPIIITEYSDTECPFCQRFHNTMMEVINKYGASGEVAWEYKHFPIPQLHRKAAAESHALECIYELGGDEAFWIAIDTIYTITPSNDGLNHALLPEIAEIAGVDAGEFNECQESGDHQQLVEAEAREAQENGGRGTPYSVIHLNSALSAEGRAAVEEVDAQASQDRELFKIVEDGTQIQMSGAMPFNLIDQLVTAILESNA, encoded by the coding sequence ATGCAAAAATTAGGTATTCCGATAGCGATAGTCATAGCCGGAGTCATCATTGCCGGCGCAATTGTATGGGGTGGCGACCTTAGCCTCTCAGGCGAACGATCGGCAAACAGTACTACCGGACAGAATTTAAACTACGACCCTGCTGAGATGCAGACAGTGATCGACGAAGTAGGTGTTGAAGGCAAGATCCTTGGCGACCCAAACGCACCGATCATCATTACTGAGTATTCAGACACTGAGTGTCCTTTCTGTCAGCGCTTCCACAACACCATGATGGAGGTTATCAACAAATACGGAGCGAGCGGCGAAGTTGCTTGGGAATACAAGCATTTCCCTATTCCACAACTCCACCGAAAAGCGGCGGCTGAATCACACGCCCTCGAATGCATCTATGAGCTAGGCGGAGACGAGGCCTTCTGGATCGCTATCGATACGATCTACACGATCACACCAAGTAACGACGGACTCAACCACGCTCTCCTCCCAGAGATCGCCGAAATAGCAGGAGTCGATGCAGGAGAGTTCAACGAATGTCAGGAAAGTGGTGACCATCAGCAACTCGTCGAAGCAGAGGCGCGAGAAGCACAAGAGAATGGCGGCAGAGGAACACCTTACTCGGTCATTCATCTTAACTCAGCCCTAAGTGCAGAAGGACGAGCGGCAGTAGAAGAGGTCGACGCCCAGGCCTCGCAGGACAGAGAACTATTTAAGATTGTTGAAGACGGTACCCAGATCCAAATGAGTGGGGCAATGCCGTTTAACCTGATCGACCAACTAGTAACAGCTATTCTTGAGAGCAACGCCTAG
- a CDS encoding V-type ATP synthase subunit K, with the protein MEFGLVFVFAGAAVAALLGFIGSAIGMGIAGRAGSAVTAERPELFGKVLLMQALPGSQGIYGLVGAFLILNFAGLLGGGDATNLTIGMGLQYLMVALPIGLAGLFSGIQQGAVSGTGISMIAKDDTLIGRAIVLSAMVETWAIFGLLVSFILLTVI; encoded by the coding sequence ATGGAATTTGGATTAGTATTTGTATTTGCAGGAGCAGCAGTAGCAGCACTACTTGGATTTATCGGATCAGCAATCGGTATGGGTATCGCCGGAAGAGCCGGATCAGCAGTAACAGCAGAACGACCGGAATTGTTCGGTAAGGTGCTTCTGATGCAGGCGCTACCGGGATCACAGGGTATTTACGGTCTTGTAGGAGCCTTTTTGATCCTCAACTTTGCCGGCCTTCTTGGGGGTGGCGATGCGACCAACCTAACTATTGGAATGGGACTACAGTACCTCATGGTCGCATTACCGATCGGACTTGCCGGTCTTTTCTCAGGCATTCAGCAGGGAGCAGTATCCGGAACGGGTATCTCGATGATCGCCAAGGACGATACGCTTATCGGTCGCGCGATCGTGCTTTCAGCTATGGTTGAAACCTGGGCTATTTTCGGACTGCTCGTTTCATTCATTCTTCTTACCGTAATCTAA
- a CDS encoding ribonuclease H-like domain-containing protein: MRKITFDIETKNMFSDVGSNNAADLDLSVVCIHDSETDEYSAFLEEDLPSLWPIIEKADMLIGYNSDHFDVPLLDKYYPGDLFSIKSLDILKEIKNSFGRRMKLDQVAEGTLGVKKSGHGLEAIAWWKKGEIEKIKKYCIDDVRITKDVYDFAIANGKLKFTEGGTVNEFPLDTTHWEVIEDSAMTHTLPF; the protein is encoded by the coding sequence ATGCGAAAGATAACTTTTGATATCGAAACGAAAAACATGTTTAGCGATGTCGGTTCTAACAATGCCGCCGATCTTGACCTCTCTGTTGTCTGCATTCACGACTCCGAGACGGATGAATACAGCGCTTTTCTAGAAGAAGATCTTCCTAGCCTCTGGCCGATCATTGAAAAAGCCGACATGTTGATCGGTTACAACTCGGATCATTTCGATGTTCCCCTTCTGGACAAATACTACCCGGGAGACCTTTTTTCTATTAAAAGCCTAGATATCTTAAAGGAGATCAAAAATTCATTCGGTCGGCGAATGAAACTCGATCAGGTGGCCGAAGGTACCCTGGGCGTTAAAAAATCAGGACACGGACTTGAGGCTATTGCCTGGTGGAAAAAGGGTGAGATCGAGAAGATCAAGAAATACTGTATTGATGATGTACGTATCACAAAGGATGTATACGATTTTGCAATAGCGAACGGTAAGCTTAAGTTCACCGAAGGTGGCACAGTAAACGAATTTCCACTCGACACGACTCACTGGGAGGTTATCGAAGACAGTGCAATGACTCACACCCTACCCTTCTAA
- the uppP gene encoding undecaprenyl-diphosphatase UppP: protein MSYTEAILLGIVQGLTEFLPISSSGHLIAARSVLGFGVEGALAFDVLLHLATLAAIVVYFRRDVFQLVKTAIAYAAAKPIDKTQERLLLAIILGTIPAVLVGFLFEDIIEHVLRAPMVVVFSLLLGSLLFAVAEASARYTKIISGNRGFGIGVFQVLALIPGMSRSGSTIAGGLLLGLSREEAVRFSFLLGLPIIAGAGARALYHASSPADVFQAPALLGAAVAFAVGLTAMHFLVRYLRTNRLTIFVIYRVFVAVVLFAFLI from the coding sequence ATGTCGTATACCGAAGCTATCTTGTTGGGAATTGTCCAAGGCTTGACCGAGTTTTTACCGATATCTTCCTCTGGTCATCTCATTGCTGCCCGCAGCGTATTGGGTTTTGGCGTGGAAGGAGCACTGGCGTTTGATGTGCTTCTTCATTTGGCAACATTGGCCGCTATTGTTGTGTATTTTAGGCGTGACGTGTTTCAGCTTGTAAAGACGGCTATTGCGTATGCCGCAGCCAAACCGATTGACAAAACGCAAGAGCGGTTACTGCTCGCGATCATTCTCGGTACGATTCCGGCGGTATTGGTCGGCTTCCTCTTTGAGGATATTATCGAGCATGTACTGCGTGCACCGATGGTTGTTGTATTCTCGTTACTTCTCGGCAGTCTTTTGTTTGCGGTCGCTGAAGCATCCGCTCGTTATACTAAGATCATTTCAGGTAATCGAGGTTTTGGTATCGGTGTGTTTCAGGTTCTTGCGCTTATTCCCGGCATGTCTCGGTCAGGATCAACGATCGCCGGAGGTCTTTTACTTGGATTGAGTCGTGAAGAAGCCGTACGATTCAGTTTTCTTTTGGGTTTGCCGATCATCGCCGGTGCAGGAGCTCGCGCGCTGTACCATGCGTCGTCACCGGCTGATGTCTTTCAGGCACCCGCGCTCCTCGGCGCAGCGGTCGCTTTTGCGGTTGGTCTTACCGCGATGCATTTTTTGGTTCGATACCTGCGGACCAACCGACTTACTATTTTCGTGATATATCGTGTGTTCGTTGCTGTGGTGTTGTTCGCGTTTCTTATCTAA
- a CDS encoding V-type ATPase 116kDa subunit family protein yields MAILPMQKIRLALSQSDTSRVLEAIQKLGVIEFRKSNLESLQSQQQTDFEYSYAASRLDFAVSFLSQYEKQSMVSKILEGTAVHTSEEDILKTVEAFDATPVITEAQHLEERLNKIEARRRELNEEELAIQPWVGLSIDLSQELVTDRTTTTLLRIDPNTISEFEQSLGEADLDVHIENVAEEAYRLTYLTEDEESVQNIFNRLSIEIVTLPNKEGTPKEALRAISEERQELTQEHEACIEQAQSLTEHLPNLRKLADYMHWKEQSTALIYDHGRSSSSVHVFEGWCPKRELDQLYHTIDEITHAFTLEHIEPAENEEPPVAIENKKRIRPFETVTNLYGVPTYKDIDPTPFFSGFFFISFGLCLTDVGYGIFLSILTGLIMLLYRVPRGMKQLLTLLFYGGIASTIVGLFFGGYFGINMNLMPEVLQNLQYFDPIASPLPFFYLTLAIGFAQIYLGLILDVVRSKRNGELNEGIMDSGPWLLLLAGVALYIGDMVQVLPSSPLYLWTIITGVVALVLTQGRKESNIFAKGFKGVLSLYGAIDYFSNVLSYSRLLALGLATSALAFSVNLIATMLRDMVPVVGLLVMVLVLLVGHSFNLIINVLGAFIHTARLQFVEFFGKFIQGTGNVFQPFERIERNVALDEVIITEQKPTSADSG; encoded by the coding sequence ATGGCCATTCTCCCCATGCAAAAGATCAGACTAGCTCTCTCGCAAAGCGACACATCGCGTGTGCTTGAAGCTATCCAGAAACTCGGCGTGATCGAGTTTCGAAAGAGTAACCTGGAATCTCTGCAAAGCCAACAACAAACTGATTTTGAGTATAGCTACGCAGCGTCGCGTCTTGATTTTGCTGTATCGTTTCTCTCTCAATACGAGAAGCAAAGCATGGTGAGCAAGATCCTTGAAGGAACAGCGGTGCACACGAGTGAAGAAGATATCCTGAAAACAGTTGAGGCATTCGATGCTACTCCCGTTATTACAGAAGCCCAGCACCTTGAAGAGCGTTTAAACAAAATTGAGGCTCGACGTCGTGAGCTAAACGAAGAAGAACTAGCTATTCAACCATGGGTTGGTCTTAGTATCGATCTTTCCCAAGAACTGGTGACCGACCGCACGACCACCACCCTTTTACGTATTGACCCGAATACGATCTCTGAGTTTGAGCAGTCACTTGGTGAGGCAGACCTGGATGTCCACATAGAGAACGTAGCTGAAGAGGCATATCGATTGACCTATCTAACAGAAGACGAGGAGTCGGTCCAGAATATTTTTAACCGGCTTTCCATAGAGATCGTAACTCTACCAAACAAGGAAGGCACGCCGAAAGAAGCGCTACGAGCGATCAGTGAAGAGCGTCAGGAGCTTACCCAGGAACATGAAGCATGCATCGAGCAAGCTCAAAGTCTCACCGAACATCTCCCAAACTTACGCAAGCTGGCTGACTATATGCACTGGAAAGAGCAGTCCACCGCTCTTATTTATGACCACGGCAGATCGTCCTCCTCGGTGCATGTTTTTGAAGGATGGTGCCCAAAACGCGAACTTGACCAGCTTTACCACACAATTGATGAGATCACCCACGCATTCACCCTGGAACATATCGAACCGGCAGAAAACGAGGAGCCACCTGTTGCGATAGAAAACAAGAAACGAATCCGACCGTTCGAAACCGTTACCAATCTGTACGGGGTACCAACATACAAAGATATAGACCCGACACCTTTCTTCTCCGGATTCTTTTTCATTTCATTCGGACTATGCCTTACGGATGTAGGGTACGGTATTTTTCTCTCAATACTTACCGGGCTCATTATGCTGCTCTACCGAGTACCTCGTGGAATGAAACAACTCCTCACCCTCCTCTTCTACGGTGGTATTGCCTCCACCATCGTCGGGTTGTTCTTTGGCGGATATTTTGGTATCAACATGAACCTTATGCCTGAAGTACTTCAGAACCTCCAGTACTTTGACCCGATCGCTTCTCCTCTTCCTTTCTTCTACCTCACGCTGGCTATTGGATTCGCTCAGATCTATCTTGGACTGATCCTCGACGTTGTACGATCCAAACGAAACGGCGAGCTAAACGAAGGAATCATGGACAGCGGGCCGTGGCTACTTCTTCTCGCCGGTGTTGCGCTCTACATTGGTGATATGGTTCAGGTGCTTCCTTCCTCACCGCTCTACCTTTGGACCATTATTACCGGTGTTGTTGCTCTTGTTCTTACCCAGGGTCGCAAAGAATCGAACATCTTTGCTAAAGGATTCAAGGGAGTGCTCTCACTTTACGGCGCCATCGATTACTTTTCGAATGTACTCTCCTATTCCCGTCTTTTGGCGCTCGGACTAGCTACCAGTGCCCTGGCCTTCTCGGTCAACCTGATCGCAACTATGCTGCGGGACATGGTACCGGTAGTAGGCCTGTTAGTGATGGTGCTCGTGCTTCTTGTGGGGCACAGCTTCAACCTGATCATTAACGTTTTAGGTGCATTCATTCATACAGCTCGTTTGCAATTCGTTGAGTTCTTCGGTAAATTTATCCAAGGAACAGGCAACGTATTCCAGCCTTTTGAGCGAATAGAGCGCAACGTTGCTCTCGATGAGGTTATCATCACTGAACAGAAACCGACTTCCGCAGATAGCGGGTAA
- a CDS encoding V-type ATP synthase subunit E family protein, with amino-acid sequence MALNDITQKILDDARTHVTEIEKETIEEVAVIENENKKRKDQIKLEHDSRVEREAKHQRKQVISHSEQAKKRAVETTKRQHIDSVFADTHQKMIDLDGEKYQKMITSLLQELPENVQGTLHAPSTRMAETKEALQSAGKGDLDIAEDSSLDGGFRISGKTADYDYSFARLIEDARDAHELTIASTLFGETN; translated from the coding sequence ATGGCCTTAAACGACATTACTCAAAAAATTCTCGACGACGCGCGCACACACGTGACAGAAATAGAAAAAGAAACGATCGAAGAGGTCGCGGTGATTGAGAATGAAAATAAAAAAAGAAAAGACCAGATCAAACTCGAGCACGACAGTCGTGTGGAGCGCGAGGCAAAGCACCAGCGAAAGCAAGTCATCTCTCACTCAGAACAAGCTAAGAAGCGCGCGGTCGAAACAACGAAACGTCAGCATATTGACAGTGTTTTTGCTGATACTCACCAAAAGATGATCGACCTGGACGGCGAGAAGTACCAAAAAATGATAACCTCTCTCCTCCAAGAACTACCGGAGAACGTGCAGGGAACACTACACGCACCGAGCACCCGAATGGCAGAAACCAAGGAGGCTCTCCAGTCGGCCGGAAAAGGTGACCTAGACATTGCCGAGGATTCGTCGCTCGACGGAGGCTTTCGTATCTCTGGTAAAACAGCAGATTATGACTATAGCTTTGCACGCCTTATAGAGGACGCTCGAGATGCCCACGAGCTTACTATTGCATCAACGCTCTTCGGGGAAACGAACTAG
- a CDS encoding V-type ATP synthase subunit F has product MSTQYKIAVVGPQDLVSGFRALGVDVFDAEKGETALEAIKKIKRMTSREQTGTNDEARYAAVFVIDSLVNDIPEDEYLKATEGALPSVITIPGLNADKEAGTRKLRQLTEKAIGSDILSND; this is encoded by the coding sequence ATGAGCACTCAATACAAAATAGCTGTTGTTGGCCCTCAAGATCTTGTTTCCGGTTTTCGCGCTCTTGGCGTAGACGTCTTTGACGCAGAAAAAGGAGAAACTGCACTTGAAGCGATCAAGAAGATCAAGCGCATGACCTCCCGAGAGCAGACCGGAACCAATGACGAAGCGCGTTACGCTGCTGTTTTTGTGATCGACTCACTTGTTAACGATATTCCCGAAGACGAATACCTAAAAGCAACTGAAGGGGCGCTTCCTTCGGTAATAACTATTCCCGGCCTCAACGCCGACAAAGAAGCCGGCACTCGAAAACTCCGCCAGCTGACGGAAAAAGCAATAGGTAGCGACATACTCTCAAACGACTAG
- a CDS encoding V-type ATPase subunit codes for MQSKYIYAGTRAKTLEQELLTDTQREVLLGAKTMDEFFAGLQDTFLAPYLARESGDLSTALEEAVTDAKQLLEQIAPEPELLNVLWLKYDFYNLKAAIKGTIAGLSYDEIKENCYKTGIYDADRLLQAYQSDRIGVLDSRLGRANTEAQTYNRIADIDLILNLHYLISIREVAFKTGNLFVRSYIILLIDLFNLKAALRTKAFQKTPIRDMFINGGTFHKHELEDAETVLDQFHRIGGPAIWKDAIEEYRKNGSFTQIEKISENYIAAWLRDQSYEIFSAAPLFAYFTARKNNVQQIRAIHVSKAANLPEHDTRATLRNLYSSL; via the coding sequence ATGCAATCAAAATACATCTACGCCGGGACCAGAGCAAAGACACTCGAACAAGAACTACTGACCGACACTCAGCGGGAAGTTTTGCTTGGAGCAAAAACAATGGATGAATTTTTTGCCGGTCTGCAGGATACATTTCTTGCTCCGTACCTTGCCCGCGAGTCAGGCGATCTGTCTACAGCACTGGAAGAGGCAGTAACAGACGCCAAGCAACTTCTTGAGCAGATCGCACCGGAGCCGGAGCTCCTGAATGTCCTCTGGCTTAAGTATGATTTCTATAACCTTAAAGCAGCCATCAAAGGCACGATCGCCGGTCTTTCCTACGATGAAATAAAAGAGAACTGTTATAAAACCGGCATATACGATGCTGACCGTCTGCTTCAGGCGTATCAAAGCGATCGTATCGGCGTGCTCGATAGTCGACTCGGACGCGCCAATACTGAAGCACAGACATACAACCGCATTGCAGACATTGATCTTATCCTTAATCTTCACTATCTTATCTCAATACGAGAAGTTGCCTTCAAAACAGGCAATCTTTTTGTCCGCTCTTACATAATTCTGCTTATAGACCTTTTCAACCTTAAGGCTGCTCTTCGAACCAAAGCGTTCCAAAAAACACCGATCCGAGACATGTTCATCAATGGAGGCACCTTCCACAAACATGAATTAGAAGATGCAGAAACCGTGCTCGACCAGTTTCATCGGATCGGAGGACCGGCTATATGGAAAGACGCGATCGAGGAGTACCGCAAGAACGGCAGCTTCACCCAGATCGAGAAGATATCTGAGAACTACATAGCCGCCTGGCTTCGCGATCAAAGCTATGAGATATTTTCAGCTGCACCGCTTTTTGCGTATTTCACTGCAAGGAAGAACAACGTTCAGCAGATCCGCGCTATTCATGTAAGCAAGGCAGCTAACCTTCCTGAACACGACACTCGTGCCACCCTCCGTAATCTTTACTCTAGCCTGTAA